Proteins encoded by one window of Phytohabitans houttuyneae:
- a CDS encoding peptidase inhibitor family I36 protein translates to MPVKVRTIVVAVAVVMSAVGLPQAAAASPAGGSRPGMATFQGRVIDLSKGWQGAQSCLVYAALDTRCFATRAEAEVALGYTRERDPLYQSTWGSAGPLGVLAAPSCPGGWLCLYEHTNGEGRALQFRDEYWQYLSNWNFAGRTSSWRNAQAGGDTGYLAMYNRSTAYVCTAGSYANSMGSLNDQAFMVNG, encoded by the coding sequence GTGCCGGTCAAGGTAAGGACGATTGTCGTCGCGGTTGCTGTGGTGATGTCTGCGGTTGGGTTGCCGCAGGCGGCTGCGGCGTCGCCTGCGGGTGGGAGTCGGCCGGGGATGGCGACTTTTCAGGGGCGTGTGATCGACCTTTCGAAGGGGTGGCAGGGGGCGCAGTCCTGTCTGGTGTACGCGGCTTTGGACACGCGGTGTTTTGCCACGCGCGCGGAGGCTGAAGTCGCGCTCGGTTACACGCGGGAGCGCGATCCTCTCTACCAGTCGACGTGGGGGTCGGCGGGTCCGCTGGGTGTGCTGGCGGCGCCGTCGTGCCCGGGTGGTTGGTTGTGCCTGTACGAGCACACCAACGGCGAAGGGCGGGCGTTGCAATTCCGGGACGAGTACTGGCAGTACTTGTCCAACTGGAACTTCGCGGGTCGTACCTCATCGTGGCGCAACGCGCAGGCAGGGGGCGATACGGGCTACCTGGCCATGTACAACCGGTCGACTGCCTATGTGTGTACTGCCGGCAGCTACGCGAACAGCATGGGCTCGTTGAACGACCAGGCGTTCATGGTCAATGGTTGA
- a CDS encoding DF family (seleno)protein — MLVQLLTVPHCPHAEPAAAVLRQALDEAGLTDVPVTTVTVDTDEDATRLRFLGSPTILINGRDPFPGAGQPPGLACRLYPHPSGLSGIPPINPIRQALRDAPGTAPEV, encoded by the coding sequence ATGCTCGTGCAACTGCTGACGGTGCCCCACTGCCCGCACGCGGAGCCGGCCGCGGCGGTCCTCCGGCAGGCGCTGGACGAGGCCGGCCTGACCGACGTTCCAGTCACCACCGTCACGGTCGACACCGACGAGGACGCCACCCGGCTCAGGTTCCTCGGCTCACCCACCATCCTGATCAACGGCCGTGATCCGTTTCCGGGCGCCGGGCAGCCGCCGGGTCTTGCCTGCCGCCTCTACCCGCATCCGAGCGGGCTGAGCGGGATTCCGCCGATCAACCCGATCCGGCAGGCACTCCGCGACGCCCCAGGAACCGCGCCCGAGGTCTGA
- a CDS encoding aminoglycoside phosphotransferase family protein — MTGFVLPENLVDSVRSDRSPQRDAWLAGLPRLVDEVAGRWSLTVGPPFQPGGRSAWVAPARDRDGRDLVLKLAWRHDEARDEAAGLRAWDGGGVVRLYADATIAGTSVLLLERCRPGIALGETLPEVEQDRVVAGLLKQLWQAPADPGTFRPLQVMADSWAAEFQQRLADTPGRVDPGLARAAFERWRTLPATADRQVLLATDLHAGNILAADREPWLVIDPKPYLGDPTYDPVQHLLNCEQRLTADPVGLTCRMAGLLDLDPDRLRQWLFARCVQESLDEPGLLEVAAELAAR, encoded by the coding sequence GTGACCGGCTTCGTGCTGCCGGAGAATCTGGTCGACAGCGTCCGCTCGGACCGGTCGCCGCAGCGGGACGCCTGGCTGGCCGGGCTGCCCCGGTTGGTCGACGAGGTCGCCGGACGCTGGTCGTTGACGGTCGGGCCGCCGTTCCAGCCGGGCGGTCGCAGCGCGTGGGTGGCCCCGGCCCGCGACCGCGACGGCCGGGATCTGGTGCTCAAGCTGGCCTGGCGGCACGACGAGGCCCGCGACGAAGCCGCCGGGCTACGCGCTTGGGACGGCGGCGGCGTGGTGCGCCTGTACGCGGACGCGACCATCGCCGGCACGTCGGTGCTGCTGCTCGAACGCTGCCGTCCCGGCATCGCCCTGGGCGAGACGCTGCCCGAGGTCGAACAGGACCGGGTCGTCGCCGGGCTGCTGAAACAGCTCTGGCAGGCGCCCGCCGACCCCGGGACGTTCCGGCCATTGCAGGTCATGGCCGACAGCTGGGCCGCTGAGTTCCAGCAGCGCCTGGCCGACACACCCGGCCGGGTCGATCCCGGGCTGGCCCGCGCCGCGTTCGAACGGTGGCGCACCCTGCCGGCCACCGCCGACCGGCAGGTGCTGCTGGCTACCGACCTGCACGCCGGGAACATCCTCGCCGCCGATCGCGAACCCTGGCTGGTCATCGACCCGAAGCCCTACCTCGGCGATCCCACCTACGATCCGGTGCAACACCTGCTCAACTGCGAGCAGCGCCTGACCGCTGACCCGGTCGGCCTGACCTGCAGGATGGCCGGCCTGCTCGACCTCGACCCCGACCGGCTGCGCCAGTGGCTGTTCGCCCGTTGCGTGCAGGAATCCCTCGACGAACCCGGCTTGCTCGAGGTCGCCGCCGAACTGGCTGCCCGGTGA
- a CDS encoding TIR domain-containing protein, producing the protein MEAVFRYDAFISYSHAADDLLAPAIHRALHQIARPRYRIRALRVYRDKTTLEITASLWPTIERALADSRYLILLASPDAAASPWVTKEVQWWLDHRSIDTLLIAVTDGQFAWDAAGGDFDWDATTALPTILAGRFPHEPLCADFRFARTTDQLSQRHGHFRTEAVRLASAVHGRPMDDLESEDIRLDRARRRRRRVVRFILAMLTVTVTVLGGVAWVQRDSARRNANLAYDRLASLLASQSTTSTASLRDPQRALLLALTAADMRATEATRTALYEALQAQPYLDRILTGHSADKFFSSSPSASSGISDLEYDKETGDLFSAGDDGKIIRWKPATGRRQVLGTPHYLNRGGIQDLALSRDGARLASTGVGNSAVWDLATGMPSLGPGGRLDGQLVAFDASGRLGLLTCPTSCVSGGVEFTVWDPATWRRVWSLRYPRYVMATTMSGTVLAGSGCLQDGAIGNDTCAQGFIQLWDTSTGKAIGGPLVAGGKEIMAVDFSADGSRILAGTRGGQIQLWDVANRRLSASWQGHRGMVRAVRFSPDGAHVATAGQDGRATVWNASDLRARPRTFSAYDSPVTALAFSPDGQQLATGNQLNVITLWSLGIDTHTGSSFHVADSEPRSVAVSPDGKNIVLGGGDGIVTVVDRQTRQTTKRFAVAPVCPHSLEQFKGPYHPCYLNVLKFSPDGRVLLAASSSGNIARWDTSTWTALGDPLDAAVPCRSLICDGRTLTAKGLAFSPDLGTVAVGANGQIWVWDLNARKLRHTLPAHDDVTTLAVSSDGQLLAAGGKDKTILLWDLRDGHRVGDPMRHEGEITALAFQPKHHRLASNGTDNTVRLWNTDAQRQVAALRNDSANYEPGLAFSPDGTYLATTTTNYRLALWDAATLAAFPRFTEPASIMAITFDPVRPELISVAKGSGSHAPTSVTTRGYDLAEWQHRACHIVPRNLDYHLIETYTLGKTQVCPDVAVDGSVVRHWLDVAQSRLNTKDASGTSSAYREATRLARLDDNDDPELANLVCLHGAVSRYPREVLPACDHAVALSPDSGPIRNSRAIARSLAGDRTGAVADLEFFLDWANNSGLFNPTTIRFSVGTLDDQAVPKRQAWIAELRRDANPFTATELAAAWMEYLQDQGGNTYQTCPVEVGGRVEWVQRPTGC; encoded by the coding sequence ATGGAGGCCGTGTTCCGGTACGACGCTTTCATCTCGTACAGCCACGCCGCGGATGACCTGCTGGCACCGGCCATCCATCGGGCACTGCACCAGATCGCCCGGCCCCGCTACCGGATCCGGGCGCTGCGCGTCTACCGCGACAAGACGACCTTGGAGATCACCGCGTCGCTCTGGCCGACGATCGAACGGGCCTTGGCCGACTCCCGCTACCTGATCCTGCTCGCCTCACCGGACGCGGCCGCCTCGCCATGGGTCACGAAAGAGGTGCAGTGGTGGCTGGATCACCGGTCCATCGACACGTTGCTGATCGCGGTGACCGATGGGCAGTTCGCCTGGGACGCGGCCGGCGGCGATTTCGACTGGGACGCCACCACCGCGCTGCCTACGATCCTGGCCGGCCGGTTTCCACATGAGCCACTGTGCGCCGACTTCCGGTTTGCCCGCACCACGGACCAGCTGTCTCAGCGCCACGGTCACTTTCGCACGGAGGCGGTGCGGTTGGCGTCGGCGGTGCACGGCCGCCCGATGGACGACCTCGAAAGCGAGGACATCCGCCTGGACCGCGCCAGAAGGCGGCGCAGGCGCGTCGTGCGTTTCATCCTCGCCATGCTCACGGTCACGGTCACGGTACTCGGCGGGGTGGCCTGGGTGCAGAGAGACTCGGCGCGACGCAACGCCAATCTGGCCTACGACCGGCTCGCCAGCCTTCTGGCGTCGCAGAGCACCACCTCAACGGCCAGCCTTCGTGATCCGCAGCGGGCCCTGCTGCTCGCCCTCACCGCCGCGGACATGCGTGCGACCGAGGCGACCCGCACCGCCCTGTACGAGGCACTGCAGGCCCAGCCCTACCTGGACCGTATCCTCACCGGCCACTCCGCCGACAAGTTCTTCTCCTCCTCGCCCTCGGCCTCGTCCGGCATCAGCGACCTGGAGTACGACAAGGAAACGGGCGACCTCTTCTCGGCCGGCGACGACGGCAAGATCATCCGGTGGAAGCCGGCCACCGGACGCCGGCAGGTGCTCGGCACCCCGCACTACCTCAACCGGGGGGGTATCCAGGATCTCGCGCTCAGCCGCGACGGTGCCCGCCTGGCCTCCACCGGGGTGGGAAACAGTGCTGTGTGGGACCTGGCCACCGGCATGCCTTCCCTCGGCCCAGGCGGGCGCCTCGACGGACAACTCGTTGCCTTCGACGCCAGCGGCCGGCTCGGTTTGTTGACCTGCCCGACGTCCTGCGTGTCGGGCGGCGTCGAGTTCACTGTGTGGGATCCGGCCACCTGGCGACGCGTCTGGTCGCTGCGGTATCCCCGGTACGTCATGGCGACCACGATGAGCGGGACAGTCCTGGCCGGAAGCGGTTGCCTGCAAGACGGGGCGATCGGAAACGACACCTGCGCGCAAGGGTTCATCCAGCTGTGGGACACCAGCACCGGCAAGGCCATCGGCGGTCCGCTCGTCGCCGGCGGCAAGGAGATCATGGCGGTCGACTTCAGCGCGGACGGCTCCCGGATACTCGCCGGCACCCGCGGCGGCCAGATCCAGCTATGGGACGTCGCCAACCGTCGCCTGTCGGCGTCCTGGCAGGGCCATCGAGGGATGGTCCGCGCCGTCCGGTTCAGCCCGGACGGCGCACACGTCGCCACCGCCGGCCAAGACGGTCGTGCCACCGTGTGGAACGCCAGCGACCTCCGCGCCAGGCCGCGCACGTTCTCGGCGTACGACTCCCCGGTCACGGCGTTGGCGTTCAGCCCCGACGGCCAGCAACTCGCGACCGGCAACCAGCTCAACGTCATCACGCTCTGGTCGCTCGGTATCGACACGCACACCGGCTCGTCGTTTCACGTCGCGGACTCCGAGCCGCGCAGTGTCGCCGTCAGCCCGGACGGCAAGAACATCGTCCTCGGCGGCGGGGACGGCATCGTCACCGTCGTCGACCGGCAGACCCGCCAAACCACCAAGCGGTTCGCGGTGGCACCGGTGTGCCCGCACAGCCTCGAGCAATTCAAAGGCCCCTACCACCCGTGCTACCTCAACGTCCTCAAATTCAGCCCCGACGGCCGGGTCCTGCTGGCCGCCTCCTCGTCCGGAAACATCGCCCGATGGGACACCAGCACGTGGACCGCCCTCGGCGACCCTTTGGACGCCGCCGTCCCGTGCCGATCCCTGATCTGTGACGGGCGAACGTTGACCGCCAAGGGTCTCGCGTTCAGCCCCGACCTCGGCACCGTCGCCGTGGGCGCCAACGGGCAGATCTGGGTGTGGGACCTCAACGCCCGCAAGCTGCGACACACACTCCCGGCACACGACGACGTGACCACTCTCGCGGTCAGCTCCGACGGGCAACTACTCGCCGCCGGCGGCAAGGACAAGACCATCCTGCTGTGGGACCTGCGCGACGGGCACCGCGTCGGCGATCCGATGCGGCACGAAGGCGAAATCACCGCCCTGGCATTTCAGCCCAAGCACCATCGCCTGGCCTCGAACGGCACCGACAACACCGTGCGCCTCTGGAACACCGACGCCCAGCGGCAGGTCGCCGCGCTCCGCAACGACAGCGCCAACTACGAGCCCGGCCTGGCGTTCAGCCCCGATGGAACCTACCTCGCGACGACCACGACCAACTACCGCCTCGCACTCTGGGACGCCGCGACCCTGGCCGCCTTCCCCCGCTTCACGGAACCGGCCAGCATCATGGCGATCACCTTCGACCCGGTCCGGCCGGAGCTGATATCGGTGGCGAAGGGAAGCGGCTCCCACGCACCCACGAGCGTCACCACCCGCGGCTACGACCTGGCCGAGTGGCAACACCGCGCCTGTCACATCGTGCCGCGCAACCTGGACTACCACCTGATCGAGACGTACACGCTCGGCAAGACTCAGGTCTGTCCCGACGTCGCGGTCGACGGATCCGTTGTCCGGCACTGGCTCGACGTCGCACAGTCCCGCCTCAACACCAAAGACGCGTCCGGCACCTCGTCGGCCTACCGGGAAGCGACCCGACTGGCCCGCCTCGACGACAACGACGACCCCGAACTCGCCAACCTCGTCTGCTTGCACGGCGCGGTCAGCCGCTACCCACGGGAGGTGCTACCCGCCTGCGACCACGCGGTAGCGCTGTCCCCAGACTCCGGCCCCATCCGCAACAGCCGCGCCATCGCCCGGTCCCTAGCCGGCGACCGGACCGGCGCCGTCGCGGACCTCGAATTCTTCCTCGACTGGGCAAACAACTCCGGCCTGTTCAACCCCACCACCATCCGCTTCAGCGTCGGGACACTGGACGACCAAGCGGTGCCGAAACGCCAGGCCTGGATCGCCGAGCTACGCCGCGACGCCAACCCTTTCACCGCCACCGAGCTCGCCGCCGCATGGATGGAATACCTTCAAGACCAGGGCGGCAACACCTACCAGACCTGCCCGGTCGAGGTCGGTGGCCGGGTCGAATGGGTCCAACGCCCCACCGGATGCTGA
- a CDS encoding CU044_5270 family protein — translation MSDDDVLRQLREEWEPRAAASPRGWNPDPRVQANSLARLAELSRDRQMAAGEQARLPRRSSRKQRLTLTVASIAAAVVTVVVIGSVIGSGPQPSYAATPDALVYHPGAAVTATDLLRQAAKAALASKVGGAGSVDFIRTSSWDLNSRVDGRKVTTAVVPLNKQLWRGPGGAAVTVRQYGQPTFPDQDSRAAWEANGSPGANSRPIRVDHSAGDYPFLWPDRPPTRDGRLRDWLGQGHDVTTSGPLLMAIADLLNERVLTGPEAAAVLRLLAELPDLEYTGTVVDRAGRPGEAFSVTSDYSGLPTRYTVIVDVDAGSFLAFEQTLTTEAGQYNVRVPAVISYLVFVETRFTARMS, via the coding sequence GTGAGCGACGACGACGTCCTGCGACAGCTACGCGAAGAGTGGGAGCCCCGAGCGGCGGCCTCGCCGCGCGGCTGGAACCCGGACCCGCGGGTTCAGGCCAATTCCCTAGCCCGCCTAGCAGAGCTTTCCCGCGACCGTCAGATGGCGGCCGGGGAACAGGCTCGGCTTCCCCGGAGGTCGTCCCGCAAACAGCGTCTCACCCTGACGGTGGCTTCTATCGCCGCTGCCGTGGTGACGGTCGTGGTGATCGGCTCAGTGATCGGGTCCGGCCCACAACCGAGCTACGCCGCCACACCGGACGCGCTGGTATACCACCCCGGCGCGGCTGTCACTGCTACCGACTTGCTCCGGCAAGCCGCCAAGGCGGCCCTGGCGTCGAAGGTCGGCGGCGCTGGCAGCGTTGACTTCATCCGGACCAGCAGTTGGGACCTCAATAGCCGGGTCGATGGCCGCAAGGTGACCACAGCCGTCGTGCCGCTGAACAAGCAACTGTGGCGCGGACCGGGCGGCGCCGCAGTGACTGTGCGGCAGTACGGTCAGCCGACCTTCCCCGACCAGGACTCCAGGGCGGCGTGGGAAGCCAACGGTTCACCGGGCGCCAACTCCCGGCCCATCCGCGTCGACCATTCCGCCGGCGACTATCCCTTCCTGTGGCCGGACCGACCACCTACCCGCGACGGGCGCCTACGAGACTGGCTTGGCCAGGGTCACGACGTAACCACCAGCGGCCCACTGCTGATGGCGATCGCCGACCTGCTGAACGAACGCGTGCTGACCGGCCCGGAGGCGGCCGCGGTCCTCAGGCTGCTGGCCGAATTGCCGGATCTCGAATACACCGGCACCGTCGTGGACCGCGCCGGAAGGCCGGGAGAGGCATTTTCGGTCACCTCTGACTACAGCGGCCTTCCGACCCGGTACACCGTGATCGTGGACGTCGACGCCGGTTCGTTTCTGGCGTTCGAGCAAACGCTGACCACCGAAGCCGGTCAGTACAACGTTCGGGTACCGGCCGTAATCAGCTACCTGGTCTTCGTCGAAACGCGGTTCACCGCGCGAATGTCATGA
- a CDS encoding GAF domain-containing protein: MAAASHGSIKAFWAITAIVATAASATFTVVKERQARAATRTASQARAQLAAGLNRAGAPLLTVLGNVTTAKTPEDMRAAIEVLTARVIDIAHSQCGRSRRPGANLRAVYYSYVDNRLERRDWTGRLTSSPPRSAFTSGANLHDTEVVRFAASDERLLIVDDLYYNAPAHFIDAKGRTYRSFIAVPVRAGETSFGLLTLDSDLGGSLTETDAGHLILLAGVLAAGLAHLASRQTVGMPRGQEC, translated from the coding sequence GTGGCCGCCGCCAGCCACGGATCGATCAAGGCGTTCTGGGCGATCACCGCGATCGTCGCCACTGCCGCGAGCGCCACCTTCACGGTGGTGAAAGAGCGTCAAGCCCGTGCCGCCACCCGTACTGCGAGCCAGGCCCGAGCCCAGCTCGCCGCCGGTCTCAATCGCGCCGGCGCCCCACTGCTTACCGTCCTTGGCAACGTGACCACCGCCAAGACACCCGAAGACATGCGCGCCGCCATCGAGGTCCTGACCGCGCGCGTCATCGACATCGCCCACTCTCAATGCGGTCGCAGCCGCCGCCCAGGCGCCAACCTCCGCGCTGTCTACTACTCCTACGTGGACAACCGGCTCGAACGACGCGACTGGACGGGACGCCTCACCAGCAGTCCCCCACGCAGTGCCTTCACCTCCGGCGCCAACCTGCACGACACCGAAGTGGTCCGGTTCGCCGCCAGCGACGAGCGGCTCCTCATCGTCGACGACCTCTACTACAACGCTCCCGCCCACTTCATCGACGCCAAGGGCCGGACCTACCGCTCCTTCATCGCCGTCCCCGTTCGGGCTGGCGAAACCAGCTTCGGGCTGCTGACCCTCGACTCCGACCTTGGCGGCTCACTCACCGAGACCGACGCCGGTCACCTCATCCTGCTCGCCGGCGTACTCGCGGCAGGCCTCGCCCATTTGGCCAGCCGCCAGACCGTCGGTATGCCACGCGGGCAGGAGTGCTGA
- a CDS encoding S8 family peptidase — translation MLAVPAAAAPASAASAPGFVAAIRNAVPDSYVVVLKPSSPGAAEATRARLMARFPGTVTYVYRAVLEGFAVRMAEARARELSRDPAVRLVVQDIVGGADIVQSSPPSWGLDRVDQRARPLNYKYAYWAGGTGVHAYVLDTGIRRTHVDFGGRASVAADFVGDGRNGADCTGHGTHVAGTLGGTTYGVAKTVTIHAVRVLDCNGKAPPSRVAAGLDWVRLHAQRPAVVNLSAGWDPRDYPDSIATLVIDTAVRNLIAAGIQIVASAGNNNDDACHKTPAAIPAVITVANSDVTDTRSGTSNFGPCVDLFAPGTNITSAVWTSDTASGLGSGTSMAAPHVAGAVAKYLQQNPTATPATVANAIVSRASTGVIANAGAGTPNRLLFADLPTSGQQIVTASSTGQPRTGWDTVARCPAGTVVTGGGYIGDGNPYHDIDTSAPYQFQQGWIVHVSNGTAEARTVYAFAVCANTPGQRTVSFTFTIAPGGQGGAAAVCPVGSVVTGGGYRVDAFAERVVYSGPGAAPESWQVHAANDDPFACPVTVFAVCANMPGQQVITRSFTVQPYEGWDTFAVCPSGTVVTGGGSSRSSGTTADAFQLFYTDSRPSPQGWYVHATNLGPSVRTVGSIAVCAAA, via the coding sequence ATGCTCGCGGTTCCCGCTGCGGCGGCGCCTGCCTCCGCGGCGTCGGCGCCGGGGTTTGTGGCGGCGATTCGTAACGCTGTGCCGGACAGCTATGTCGTGGTCCTGAAGCCGTCGTCGCCCGGTGCGGCTGAGGCGACGCGAGCTCGGTTGATGGCGCGATTCCCGGGCACGGTTACCTACGTCTACCGGGCGGTGCTGGAGGGCTTCGCGGTGCGGATGGCGGAGGCCCGTGCCCGCGAGTTGAGCCGTGACCCAGCCGTGCGCCTCGTCGTGCAGGACATCGTGGGCGGCGCGGACATCGTCCAGAGCAGTCCGCCGTCGTGGGGTCTGGACCGTGTCGATCAGCGTGCCCGGCCGCTCAACTACAAGTACGCCTACTGGGCTGGTGGCACTGGCGTGCACGCGTACGTGCTGGACACCGGGATCAGGCGGACGCACGTCGACTTCGGCGGTCGAGCCTCGGTCGCGGCGGATTTCGTCGGGGACGGCCGCAACGGCGCGGACTGTACCGGGCATGGCACGCACGTGGCTGGCACGCTCGGCGGGACGACGTACGGCGTGGCCAAGACCGTGACGATCCACGCGGTGCGGGTCCTGGACTGCAACGGCAAGGCGCCGCCGTCGCGGGTCGCGGCGGGTCTGGACTGGGTGCGGTTGCACGCTCAGCGTCCCGCGGTGGTAAACCTGAGCGCGGGGTGGGATCCGCGCGACTATCCCGACTCGATCGCCACGTTGGTGATCGACACGGCGGTGCGCAACCTGATCGCGGCGGGCATTCAGATCGTGGCGTCCGCGGGAAACAACAACGACGACGCCTGCCACAAGACGCCGGCCGCGATTCCCGCGGTGATCACCGTGGCGAACTCGGACGTCACCGACACGCGATCCGGCACGTCGAACTTCGGGCCGTGCGTTGACCTGTTCGCGCCGGGGACGAACATCACGTCAGCGGTCTGGACCAGTGACACGGCTTCCGGCCTCGGCAGTGGTACGTCGATGGCGGCACCGCACGTCGCCGGAGCCGTCGCCAAGTACCTGCAGCAGAATCCGACCGCCACGCCGGCCACGGTCGCCAACGCCATCGTGAGCCGGGCGAGCACCGGCGTTATCGCCAACGCCGGTGCCGGCACGCCCAACCGGCTACTTTTCGCCGACCTGCCGACCAGCGGCCAGCAGATCGTGACGGCGTCGTCAACGGGCCAACCTCGTACCGGCTGGGACACCGTCGCCCGCTGTCCAGCCGGGACGGTCGTTACCGGCGGCGGCTACATCGGTGACGGCAACCCGTACCACGACATCGACACCTCCGCTCCGTACCAGTTTCAGCAGGGCTGGATCGTGCACGTGAGCAACGGGACAGCCGAGGCCCGTACCGTCTACGCCTTCGCCGTGTGCGCCAACACTCCCGGGCAGCGGACAGTGAGCTTCACCTTCACCATCGCGCCGGGCGGGCAAGGCGGAGCGGCCGCGGTCTGTCCGGTGGGGTCGGTGGTCACCGGCGGCGGCTACCGCGTCGACGCGTTCGCGGAGCGGGTCGTCTACTCCGGACCCGGTGCCGCACCGGAGTCCTGGCAGGTGCATGCGGCCAACGACGACCCGTTCGCCTGTCCCGTCACCGTCTTCGCGGTGTGCGCCAACATGCCGGGGCAGCAGGTGATCACGCGTTCGTTCACGGTGCAACCGTACGAGGGTTGGGACACCTTCGCCGTGTGTCCTTCGGGGACGGTCGTTACCGGCGGCGGGTCCTCCCGCTCCAGCGGCACGACCGCGGATGCCTTCCAACTCTTCTACACCGACTCGCGTCCGAGCCCTCAAGGCTGGTACGTGCATGCCACGAACCTCGGGCCGTCGGTCAGGACCGTCGGTTCCATCGCCGTGTGTGCCGCGGCGTGA
- a CDS encoding ClpX C4-type zinc finger protein, translating into MAIDRPEGFDQLVAEVQQRAATAEPAALLDAAAAVSAEHAADADRLLDHFVAHARGSGMSWTDIGARLGVTKQAARQRFTPTPAVAMPFAAHPAPRLQACLDQAAQEARAHGTDEIGTHHLLAGLLTEGVAAAILERLGVHAEQIRTAAHNLFGPPTPTPSDNTPRMSTEATCALDIAAQHAAANTTGTTPPEVRTEHLLAALALDPGGRARRVLNELHVDIAAIKRELQCHISVNLTRPARWWKRRSTGHACSFCGRPSTPDQLVNGPGIAICRPCVALATEILAARQASEQTAQARPS; encoded by the coding sequence ATGGCCATCGACCGGCCCGAGGGCTTCGACCAGCTCGTCGCGGAGGTTCAGCAGCGGGCGGCCACCGCGGAACCGGCTGCGCTGCTCGACGCCGCCGCCGCGGTCAGCGCCGAGCACGCCGCCGACGCCGACCGGCTCTTGGACCACTTCGTCGCGCACGCCCGTGGCTCCGGCATGTCATGGACCGACATCGGCGCCCGCCTCGGTGTCACCAAACAGGCCGCCCGGCAACGCTTCACCCCCACGCCGGCCGTCGCCATGCCGTTCGCCGCCCACCCCGCACCCCGGCTGCAAGCCTGCCTCGACCAGGCCGCTCAGGAAGCCCGCGCCCACGGCACCGACGAGATCGGCACCCACCACTTGCTCGCGGGCCTGCTCACCGAAGGCGTCGCCGCGGCCATCCTCGAACGCCTCGGCGTTCACGCCGAACAGATCCGCACCGCGGCACACAACCTGTTCGGCCCACCCACCCCCACGCCCAGCGACAACACCCCACGGATGTCGACCGAGGCGACCTGCGCCCTCGACATCGCCGCGCAGCACGCCGCCGCCAACACCACCGGCACCACCCCACCCGAGGTTCGCACCGAACACCTGCTCGCCGCGCTCGCGCTGGACCCCGGCGGCCGCGCCCGCCGCGTCCTCAACGAACTGCACGTCGACATCGCCGCCATCAAACGCGAGCTGCAATGTCACATCAGCGTCAACCTCACCCGCCCGGCCCGCTGGTGGAAACGCCGGTCAACCGGCCACGCCTGCTCATTCTGCGGACGACCCAGCACACCCGACCAACTCGTCAACGGGCCCGGCATTGCCATCTGCCGCCCCTGCGTCGCCCTCGCGACCGAAATCCTCGCCGCCCGCCAAGCCAGCGAGCAGACGGCCCAGGCTAGACCGAGTTGA
- a CDS encoding RNA polymerase sigma factor, with protein sequence MDPAAEGVQELHRKYYVTIWRYVKHRVDGVDTETIAADVFVTAWQHPERIPAGAELAWLITVAEWKVRNAVRSKQKHAKSVAAVRETIDPEAAHLAMERGSLAPVIYEDALRRLKDNERKLLVLVVLEFSTTEIADILGCKRTTASMRITRLQAKLAAWYGEKSPDDDEDPEVRSVEGRKP encoded by the coding sequence ATGGATCCTGCCGCGGAGGGTGTACAGGAGCTGCACCGAAAGTACTACGTCACGATCTGGAGGTATGTGAAGCACCGAGTAGATGGCGTGGACACCGAAACGATCGCAGCGGACGTGTTCGTCACGGCATGGCAGCATCCGGAGAGAATTCCGGCCGGCGCCGAGCTGGCCTGGCTAATCACGGTAGCCGAATGGAAGGTCCGCAACGCGGTCCGGAGCAAGCAAAAGCATGCCAAGAGCGTCGCCGCGGTCCGCGAAACGATCGACCCGGAGGCGGCGCACCTGGCGATGGAGCGCGGCTCACTGGCACCGGTCATCTACGAGGACGCTCTGCGCAGGCTCAAGGACAACGAACGCAAACTCTTGGTACTGGTGGTCCTGGAGTTCAGCACCACTGAGATCGCCGACATCTTGGGCTGCAAGCGAACCACCGCGAGTATGCGGATCACCCGGCTGCAGGCCAAGCTTGCCGCCTGGTACGGCGAGAAGTCACCCGATGACGACGAGGATCCGGAGGTCCGGTCCGTGGAAGGGAGGAAGCCGTGA